In Candidatus Chlorohelix allophototropha, the following are encoded in one genomic region:
- a CDS encoding HNH endonuclease, translating into MSEVLQKYAILFSKLNREKNRSWGDTLSNGAPYKPLLLLSVIDLIERGEIHDNLVELTPELGEMFNLYCARILPMGVSGEIALPFYHLKSDGFWHLLPRPGFEDVIKYGGPIRSSGKIRDMLLGATFDNELYQLLATKEERDLLRRVLIESYFSFDLQQKLLKLKEINAEAFEYSKELIVSTHTKFTLIKEAIESETPLAKEVRDQAFRRIIVSAYNHQCAICGIRILTAKGYTAVAAAHIIPWSLSHNDDPRNGFTLCRLCHWVFDEGLTTVNNHYKVKTSPQLYLNDNIPLHVASFEGKEILKPTESRFLPDLRAFEWHKNNIFRNA; encoded by the coding sequence ATGTCAGAAGTTCTACAGAAATATGCAATACTCTTTTCAAAACTAAACCGTGAAAAAAACCGTAGTTGGGGTGATACCCTCAGTAACGGTGCGCCTTATAAGCCTTTATTGCTATTATCTGTAATCGACTTAATTGAGCGTGGCGAAATCCATGACAATTTAGTCGAACTAACACCAGAATTAGGCGAAATGTTTAATCTTTATTGTGCAAGGATTTTGCCAATGGGTGTATCTGGCGAAATTGCCTTACCCTTTTATCACTTAAAAAGTGATGGGTTTTGGCATTTGTTACCTCGTCCAGGTTTTGAAGATGTTATTAAATATGGAGGTCCTATTCGTAGTTCTGGAAAGATTAGAGATATGCTTCTCGGAGCAACCTTTGATAATGAACTATATCAACTGTTAGCTACTAAAGAAGAAAGAGATTTACTGCGAAGAGTTTTAATTGAAAGTTATTTTTCTTTTGACCTCCAACAAAAACTATTAAAGTTGAAAGAGATAAACGCGGAAGCCTTTGAATATAGTAAAGAACTAATCGTTAGTACTCACACAAAATTTACTTTGATTAAAGAAGCTATAGAAAGTGAAACACCACTGGCTAAAGAAGTTCGTGACCAAGCTTTCCGAAGAATTATAGTTTCTGCTTATAACCATCAATGCGCTATATGTGGTATTCGAATATTAACCGCAAAAGGTTATACTGCTGTTGCTGCTGCTCATATAATTCCTTGGAGTCTTAGCCATAATGACGACCCAAGAAATGGTTTTACTTTATGTCGTCTATGCCATTGGGTTTTTGATGAAGGACTAACGACTGTCAATAATCACTACAAAGTAAAAACTTCTCCACAACTATATCTAAATGATAACATACCTCTACATGTAGCTTCCTTTGAGGGTAAAGAGATTTTAAAACCAACTGAAAGCAGATTCTTACCCGACTTGAGAGCTTTTGAATGGCATAAAAATAATATATTCAGAAACGCCTAA
- a CDS encoding DndE family protein, which translates to MKLKYKVYLSREVSSRLSLLASRLGMLPNLICRIGFCLSLEEPTIPDPRQFSGDKDGKEFNRYTLTGDWELLFNSLLKQRLAKDGLDPIADFDDQFSAHLGRGVLLLYDRVKSLKELRGRDNLLMRVRIN; encoded by the coding sequence ATGAAGCTAAAGTATAAGGTTTATCTTAGCCGGGAGGTGAGTAGCCGTCTTTCATTATTAGCCTCGCGCCTTGGGATGTTGCCCAACTTGATCTGTCGTATCGGGTTCTGTCTTTCGCTCGAAGAGCCTACGATTCCAGATCCCCGGCAATTTAGCGGGGATAAGGATGGGAAAGAGTTCAATCGGTATACCCTGACCGGGGATTGGGAACTGCTTTTTAATTCACTCTTAAAACAGCGCCTAGCTAAAGACGGGCTTGATCCAATTGCTGATTTTGATGATCAGTTCTCCGCCCACTTGGGAAGGGGTGTATTGTTGCTATATGACCGGGTGAAGAGTTTGAAAGAACTCCGAGGCAGAGATAATTTATTAATGAGAGTTAGGATTAATTGA
- a CDS encoding AAA family ATPase — protein sequence MKIHHIRLRNYRQYLDAQIKFSTDPDRNLTLIQGFNGAGKSNLLNSITWCLYGEERHLQQDGKKNQLPILNEKVYHSLNPGDLTKVEVELALGDDSQIEYRITRKFTTEISI from the coding sequence ATGAAAATTCATCATATCCGTCTACGCAACTACCGACAGTACCTGGATGCACAGATCAAGTTCAGTACCGATCCTGACCGTAATTTAACCTTGATACAGGGTTTTAACGGTGCAGGGAAATCCAATCTGCTTAATTCAATTACTTGGTGCTTATATGGGGAAGAACGTCATTTACAGCAAGATGGCAAGAAAAATCAACTTCCAATATTAAATGAAAAAGTGTATCACTCCTTAAACCCAGGGGATCTTACTAAGGTCGAGGTTGAATTGGCTTTGGGTGACGACTCCCAAATAGAATATCGAATTACCCGCAAATTCACCACCGAAATTAGCATCTAG
- the hemH gene encoding ferrochelatase, which yields MTINIPPIGVLLMSYGGPDSLDDLPGYLADIRSGRPTGRAVLEEMRHNYTLVGGKSPLLEFSRKQAAALEKQLNQNGDYFKVYLGMRHWAPWIEETIREMLADGIEQAVALVLAPHYSRFNSERFYQKIAEGLALYHGDIRFEYIKSHHTAPKYIEALAKRVHLGISRWSEEAQEGVHVLFSAHSLPVRILKMGDPYQEQLFETVRLVVEKAGLKPEQWSWSYQSAGRSPEPWLGPSIEEQLQALAGKGIKGVVSLPVGFVCDNVEILFDIDLKAQEAAKSLGIRLERPPALNDDPLYIEALATLILENSSVGSR from the coding sequence GTGACAATTAATATCCCCCCCATCGGGGTGCTGCTAATGTCTTACGGTGGTCCGGACAGTCTGGACGATCTGCCCGGTTATTTAGCCGATATTCGCAGCGGCAGACCCACCGGGCGAGCGGTTCTGGAGGAGATGCGGCATAACTATACTCTCGTGGGAGGTAAATCCCCCCTCTTGGAGTTCAGTCGCAAGCAGGCAGCGGCCCTTGAAAAGCAGCTTAACCAGAATGGGGATTATTTCAAAGTTTATCTGGGTATGCGTCATTGGGCGCCTTGGATTGAGGAAACCATCCGAGAGATGCTGGCCGATGGTATTGAGCAAGCGGTGGCGTTGGTACTGGCGCCCCATTACAGCCGCTTTAACTCCGAGAGGTTCTACCAGAAGATTGCAGAGGGGCTGGCGCTGTATCACGGTGATATTAGGTTTGAATATATCAAGAGCCACCACACTGCCCCGAAATATATTGAGGCGTTGGCTAAGCGGGTGCATTTAGGTATTTCACGCTGGTCAGAAGAAGCGCAAGAGGGGGTGCATGTGCTCTTTAGCGCCCACAGTCTGCCGGTGCGCATCCTGAAAATGGGCGATCCTTACCAGGAGCAGTTGTTTGAAACGGTGCGATTGGTGGTAGAAAAAGCCGGCTTGAAGCCAGAACAATGGAGTTGGAGTTATCAGAGTGCGGGACGTAGTCCAGAACCTTGGCTTGGTCCTTCGATTGAAGAGCAGTTGCAAGCGCTGGCAGGCAAGGGCATCAAGGGGGTGGTGAGCCTACCGGTGGGCTTTGTGTGCGATAACGTGGAGATTCTGTTTGATATAGACCTCAAGGCGCAGGAGGCAGCAAAAAGTTTGGGTATTCGCTTGGAACGACCGCCCGCGCTAAATGACGACCCGCTATATATCGAAGCGTTGGCAACGCTTATATTGGAAAATAGCTCAGTAGGCAGTAGGTGA
- a CDS encoding IS4 family transposase: MSDNLRRHRAIKQQLLQLHPQAQGRELQYLTILAMVISGIVGSRHSALPNIAAKVPDKTKRESRIIRMRRLLKNDNFNQKVVYAPFAKQLLSSLCHCPLVLVIDGSQVGAGGMGLVISVVYQGRALPLGWLVVKAKKGHLAQALHIRLLKQVHSLVPSGSQVVFLGDGEFDGCRLLRRLDYYGWQYVCRTAKNSQVWLDEQAHYAISKLGVQPGQVVSQSGVAFSKHEYGPVLVIAVWQKPYREPLYLVSNLALAQEAIRYYKKRFRIETFFSDSKSRGFRLDKSHLDDPKRLERLLLAACLAYLWIVHLGTIALAEGWNRVIHRTERLDLSLFNLGLNLLEHFLNEHLPLPVAFIPFLLEDF; the protein is encoded by the coding sequence ATGAGTGACAACCTTCGCCGACATCGTGCCATAAAACAGCAATTGTTGCAACTCCACCCACAAGCGCAGGGGCGCGAATTACAATATTTAACAATTCTAGCGATGGTGATCAGTGGGATTGTAGGTAGTCGGCATAGTGCGTTGCCTAATATCGCCGCCAAAGTGCCAGATAAAACTAAACGGGAAAGCCGCATCATCCGAATGCGCCGATTGCTCAAAAATGATAACTTTAACCAAAAAGTGGTGTATGCTCCTTTCGCCAAACAATTGCTGAGTAGCCTGTGTCATTGTCCACTGGTACTGGTGATAGATGGCAGTCAGGTTGGTGCTGGTGGAATGGGCTTAGTAATCAGTGTAGTATATCAGGGGCGGGCTTTACCTTTGGGTTGGTTGGTGGTTAAGGCTAAAAAGGGACATTTAGCTCAAGCTTTGCACATCAGATTGTTAAAGCAAGTTCACTCGTTGGTTCCGTCTGGTAGCCAAGTAGTCTTTTTGGGTGATGGTGAATTCGATGGCTGTCGTTTGTTAAGACGGTTAGATTATTACGGTTGGCAGTATGTCTGTCGTACTGCTAAAAATAGCCAGGTCTGGTTGGATGAACAAGCTCATTATGCCATCAGTAAGTTAGGGGTTCAGCCTGGTCAGGTAGTGAGTCAGAGCGGCGTAGCATTCAGCAAACACGAGTACGGACCAGTACTGGTCATAGCGGTCTGGCAAAAGCCTTACCGTGAGCCACTTTATCTGGTGAGTAATTTGGCTCTAGCCCAGGAAGCAATCCGGTACTACAAAAAGAGGTTTAGGATTGAAACCTTCTTTTCCGATAGCAAGAGCCGAGGGTTTCGGCTGGACAAGAGCCATTTGGATGACCCTAAACGGCTAGAAAGGTTATTGTTAGCGGCTTGTCTGGCTTATCTTTGGATTGTACATCTGGGTACGATAGCTTTAGCTGAAGGCTGGAACCGGGTCATTCATCGCACCGAACGACTGGATTTGAGCCTGTTCAATTTAGGTTTGAACCTGCTTGAGCATTTTTTGAATGAACATTTACCCTTACCAGTCGCCTTTATCCCTTTTCTTTTAGAGGATTTCTAA
- the dndD gene encoding DNA sulfur modification protein DndD yields MIFTELSLTNVGLYRGKQVFDLAPQVNPEDNSYRPIILFGGKNGSGKTTLLEMIKLCLYGREALGLRVEKAVYQKYLSELIHRQAGQEITAQQARVTLKFQHSHAGVVDYYEVERNWRQLPSSDGVQESFLVQRNAEFLREVDIDIWQAFIKDLVPPGVSQLFFFDGEKIQELADDETGSTALAEAIKATFGINLVGYLINDIDNYVRKEEEKSLNVELIEERNRLEQQLIEKQDKITELSQKQRDLEASLSDVRKRLTKTREDFEREGGLFAEKRKEAEGKLGEIRGKLAQVEKNLKDELPQGLMPFAAVPQLCLELKAQLLLEDAYLKWQASSEQLECYVSDLIESISTPDYLIGVDSVRILERLHSDLESIKRIPSQFEHYQTIHELSEGDRRRILDLIDRSVEEAPREIRAAFQEYEAFVDELVRLENVTRLAPNEDVLLPMVQKQARLISQEDQLQNEKDKINTTLRSILRENENLERKRDSLNEQIRKMQSGAERTLLALKAQGVLEEFHSQILENRIQELETTLVRYFNQLSRKRNLVWNAKIGREDFSVTLYTRDGQLLPKNGLSAGEKQIYAIALLWSLRDISNRPLPVIIDTPLGRLDSDHRQQIVENYFPFASHQVILLSTDTEIDQKYFAALEPAISHCYHLKYDQTERRTIAL; encoded by the coding sequence ATGATTTTCACCGAACTCTCCCTCACAAATGTAGGACTGTACCGTGGTAAGCAAGTCTTCGATCTTGCACCCCAGGTTAATCCAGAAGACAATAGCTACCGCCCCATCATCTTGTTTGGGGGTAAGAATGGTTCTGGTAAAACTACCCTGCTTGAAATGATCAAGCTATGCCTGTATGGTCGGGAAGCCTTAGGGTTACGAGTTGAAAAAGCGGTCTATCAAAAATACCTGTCTGAGTTGATACATCGGCAAGCCGGTCAGGAAATAACCGCACAACAAGCCCGTGTCACTTTAAAATTCCAGCACTCGCATGCCGGAGTCGTGGATTATTACGAAGTAGAACGGAATTGGCGACAATTACCTTCCAGTGATGGTGTACAGGAATCATTTTTGGTGCAGCGCAACGCAGAATTCTTGCGGGAAGTAGATATCGATATCTGGCAAGCCTTTATTAAAGACCTAGTGCCGCCAGGAGTTTCACAGCTTTTCTTCTTTGACGGCGAAAAAATCCAAGAGTTAGCCGATGACGAAACCGGTAGTACCGCGCTTGCCGAAGCTATTAAAGCAACCTTTGGCATCAACCTGGTCGGCTATCTTATAAACGACATTGACAATTACGTTCGTAAAGAAGAGGAAAAGAGCCTCAATGTCGAATTGATCGAAGAAAGAAATCGGCTTGAACAACAGTTGATTGAGAAACAAGATAAAATCACTGAACTTTCCCAAAAACAACGGGATTTAGAAGCAAGTTTGAGTGATGTTCGAAAACGACTGACTAAAACAAGGGAGGACTTCGAGCGAGAGGGCGGCCTATTTGCAGAAAAGCGAAAGGAAGCTGAGGGGAAATTAGGCGAAATCAGGGGTAAGCTAGCCCAAGTCGAGAAAAATCTGAAGGATGAACTTCCTCAAGGGTTAATGCCTTTTGCGGCAGTACCGCAATTGTGTTTAGAACTAAAAGCACAACTCCTTTTAGAGGACGCTTATTTGAAGTGGCAAGCCTCCTCGGAGCAACTTGAATGCTATGTTTCAGACCTTATTGAAAGCATTAGTACCCCTGATTACTTAATTGGTGTGGATTCCGTAAGAATCCTTGAACGTTTGCATAGTGATCTGGAATCAATAAAACGAATTCCTTCTCAATTTGAACACTACCAGACTATTCATGAATTATCTGAGGGAGATCGCCGCCGCATACTGGATTTGATTGATCGGTCGGTAGAAGAAGCGCCCAGAGAAATACGAGCCGCATTCCAAGAGTATGAGGCATTTGTAGATGAGTTGGTACGACTTGAGAATGTTACCCGACTAGCTCCTAACGAAGATGTGCTTCTACCAATGGTGCAAAAACAGGCTCGGCTAATTTCTCAAGAAGATCAGCTTCAAAATGAGAAGGATAAAATCAACACTACCCTTAGAAGTATTCTTCGAGAAAATGAAAACCTTGAACGCAAGCGGGACTCACTAAACGAACAAATCCGAAAAATGCAAAGCGGCGCTGAACGCACCCTACTTGCCCTGAAAGCCCAAGGCGTGCTAGAGGAATTTCATTCTCAAATCTTAGAAAACCGGATACAAGAACTTGAGACTACCCTGGTTCGGTATTTCAATCAGCTTTCTCGGAAGCGAAATTTGGTCTGGAATGCAAAAATTGGGCGAGAGGATTTTTCGGTTACACTCTATACCCGTGATGGGCAGTTACTACCAAAAAACGGGCTTTCCGCCGGGGAAAAACAAATATATGCTATCGCCTTATTATGGTCGCTGCGAGATATTAGCAACCGACCACTGCCCGTTATTATTGATACACCCTTGGGTAGGTTGGACAGTGACCACCGGCAACAGATCGTGGAAAATTACTTTCCTTTTGCCAGTCACCAGGTAATCTTGCTTTCTACCGATACTGAAATTGACCAGAAGTATTTTGCAGCGCTTGAACCCGCTATATCGCATTGTTATCACCTTAAATACGATCAGACAGAAAGACGCACTATAGCACTATAG
- a CDS encoding DNA sulfur modification protein DndB produces MSNYLFAATRGKQGGREYYVIQCPIRLLSKIILFDESELPKNIRAERSIDETQVEIITKYLIAKIDNILLPPFLATINQPIIFEEISSSGEGFGRLLIPMSAMIVLNFGQNYRAALIEVLQQHPEIANDTVPIMLFADEDFLNTPQIFSNLNTKITSSYKKSAFLSTKGNHLEYLVKELIKEVSLFAGLTEIEKTTLSNRSNKLFTLSSIYQANQALLGATKRTELTAQHKELAIQYWNALSQIIPEWEQAIRREVRTSELRNNYIHAHGMALISLGNLGCKLIEQYPDDWQKHLKKLERVDWKRTNTEWQKRAMNHGRMSKTRHSIVLTTNYLRMLLNLPLTLEEEKYEAELIG; encoded by the coding sequence ATGAGCAATTACCTTTTTGCTGCTACTCGTGGTAAACAAGGTGGACGTGAATATTATGTTATTCAGTGCCCTATCAGACTTCTTTCAAAAATCATTTTGTTTGATGAGTCTGAATTGCCAAAAAATATTCGTGCAGAGCGATCAATTGACGAAACTCAAGTAGAAATAATCACAAAATATCTTATAGCGAAAATTGATAACATTCTTTTACCTCCCTTCCTTGCTACAATTAATCAACCCATAATTTTTGAAGAAATAAGCAGTTCTGGAGAGGGGTTTGGACGATTATTAATACCAATGTCAGCAATGATAGTTTTGAATTTTGGGCAAAATTATCGTGCAGCATTAATTGAAGTACTACAACAACATCCTGAAATTGCTAATGATACTGTCCCAATAATGCTTTTTGCGGATGAGGATTTTTTAAACACGCCTCAGATTTTCTCAAACTTAAACACGAAAATCACTTCGAGTTACAAGAAAAGCGCATTCCTGAGTACTAAGGGAAATCATCTAGAATATTTAGTCAAAGAGTTAATAAAAGAGGTTTCTTTATTTGCTGGTCTGACTGAGATCGAAAAAACTACTCTATCAAACCGTTCTAATAAACTATTCACTTTAAGTAGTATTTATCAAGCTAACCAAGCCTTGCTTGGTGCTACCAAACGAACTGAACTAACAGCACAGCATAAAGAATTAGCTATACAGTATTGGAACGCACTATCACAAATTATTCCTGAATGGGAGCAAGCTATTCGGCGAGAGGTACGCACATCAGAACTTAGGAATAATTATATTCATGCTCATGGTATGGCTCTAATATCATTAGGTAATTTAGGGTGCAAATTGATTGAGCAATACCCTGATGATTGGCAAAAGCACTTAAAGAAATTAGAGCGTGTGGATTGGAAACGAACTAACACCGAATGGCAAAAAAGAGCAATGAATCACGGGCGTATGAGCAAAACCCGACATAGTATAGTTTTAACTACCAATTATTTAAGAATGCTTTTAAATCTGCCACTAACTCTAGAAGAAGAAAAATATGAGGCGGAACTTATTGGTTAG
- a CDS encoding aldo/keto reductase: MLFLSFPYSTPTCRELGIGFVAYSPLGRGLLTGNYKRPEDFEEGDYRRHQPRFQGENFQKNLELVAAVEKLAEEKGAKASQVALAWLLAKGLDIIPIPGTKRQKYLEENMGAIQVKLTEAEVALLENVFKPGVGAGTRYPETAMRAVNL; this comes from the coding sequence ATCCTTTTCCTTTCCTTCCCGTATTCTACACCAACCTGCAGGGAGCTTGGAATAGGTTTTGTAGCCTATAGTCCGCTAGGACGTGGCTTATTGACCGGAAATTACAAACGTCCTGAAGATTTCGAAGAGGGAGATTACCGCCGCCACCAGCCGCGGTTTCAGGGAGAAAATTTCCAAAAGAATCTGGAATTGGTAGCGGCGGTAGAAAAGCTGGCGGAAGAAAAAGGAGCAAAAGCTTCACAAGTAGCGCTGGCATGGTTACTGGCGAAGGGACTTGACATAATACCGATTCCGGGAACCAAGCGACAAAAATATCTGGAAGAAAATATGGGTGCAATACAGGTGAAGTTAACCGAAGCTGAAGTAGCGCTTCTTGAAAACGTATTCAAGCCGGGAGTAGGAGCAGGGACGCGCTATCCCGAAACGGCAATGCGAGCGGTCAATTTGTAG
- the dndC gene encoding DNA phosphorothioation system sulfurtransferase DndC → MSAEQEAHSIFDTKTVRDIHHEIQEIYLADRLPWVIGYSGGKDSTATLQLVWNSLKALNAEQLIKPVFVISSDTLVETPVIVNYIDRSLASINAAAKEQWLPIVADKVMPQIKDTFWVNLLGRGYPAPNTEFRWCTDRMKIQPANRFILDKVAQFGEVVMVLGARKSESSSRGQIINTRQLGLMDGRTDKRDEEEKSNFDYTKVNVRHGRLSRHSSLTRAWVFTPIEDFSTDDVWEYLLQVDSPWGNDNQQLAALYRSAQGGECPLVIDESTPSCGNSRFGCWVCTVVTKDKSMTNLIDNGEDWMLPLLQFRDRLALTQNPDTKGDVREFKRRNGRVKYKKDGGVIWGPYTMEFRKQMLRDLLETQRIINTSPKGFGMELISVPELHEIRRIWITEERDWEDSLPVIVKEVLDRELQWVRDDIGLFKPRDKELLEKLCRDKDIPVELVTKLLEVERQMQGMSRRSSVQNKIRAVFSEDWRTRDQVLNKEDNLLGTFTESRR, encoded by the coding sequence ATGTCGGCAGAACAAGAAGCACATTCAATATTTGATACTAAAACTGTTAGAGATATCCACCATGAAATACAGGAAATATATTTGGCAGACCGCCTACCATGGGTAATTGGGTACAGTGGCGGTAAAGATTCTACTGCCACCCTTCAATTAGTATGGAATAGCCTTAAAGCATTAAATGCCGAACAGCTTATAAAGCCTGTTTTTGTAATCTCTTCCGATACCTTGGTTGAAACCCCCGTTATAGTGAATTACATCGACCGTAGCCTAGCTTCGATCAATGCTGCTGCAAAAGAGCAATGGCTACCTATCGTTGCTGATAAAGTGATGCCCCAGATTAAGGATACATTTTGGGTGAACCTGCTAGGACGTGGGTATCCTGCTCCAAATACCGAGTTCCGCTGGTGTACAGACCGCATGAAAATCCAGCCTGCCAACCGTTTTATACTGGATAAAGTGGCGCAGTTTGGAGAAGTGGTCATGGTACTAGGGGCTCGAAAAAGTGAAAGCTCCTCTCGTGGACAAATTATAAACACCCGTCAGCTAGGGCTTATGGATGGACGTACTGATAAACGGGATGAAGAAGAAAAAAGCAACTTCGATTATACTAAAGTCAATGTGCGGCATGGCAGATTATCACGGCACTCTTCGCTCACCCGTGCTTGGGTATTTACCCCTATCGAAGATTTCTCAACCGATGATGTGTGGGAATATCTGTTGCAGGTAGACTCACCTTGGGGTAACGACAACCAACAACTGGCTGCCCTTTACCGTAGCGCTCAGGGAGGAGAATGCCCCCTCGTTATTGACGAATCCACCCCTTCTTGTGGTAATAGCCGATTTGGGTGCTGGGTTTGCACGGTTGTTACCAAAGATAAATCTATGACTAATTTAATAGATAATGGTGAAGATTGGATGCTTCCCTTGCTCCAATTCCGTGATCGCTTAGCTTTAACTCAAAATCCAGACACAAAAGGCGATGTCCGAGAATTCAAACGTCGGAACGGTCGCGTGAAGTACAAAAAAGATGGGGGGGTCATCTGGGGTCCCTATACAATGGAGTTCAGGAAACAAATGCTTCGGGATCTCTTAGAAACCCAGCGGATAATCAATACTTCCCCTAAAGGGTTTGGCATGGAACTCATCTCAGTACCGGAACTGCATGAGATCCGGCGCATTTGGATTACTGAGGAACGAGATTGGGAAGATTCACTGCCGGTTATAGTAAAAGAAGTGCTTGATCGGGAGTTGCAATGGGTAAGGGATGATATTGGTCTCTTTAAGCCCCGCGATAAAGAGTTGCTTGAAAAACTTTGCCGCGATAAGGACATTCCGGTAGAATTGGTTACCAAATTGCTGGAAGTAGAGCGTCAAATGCAAGGCATGAGTCGGCGTTCTTCAGTGCAAAACAAAATCAGGGCGGTATTTTCAGAAGATTGGCGTACTCGAGATCAGGTTTTGAACAAAGAAGATAATTTACTAGGTACTTTCACAGAAAGCCGCAGATGA
- a CDS encoding DEAD/DEAH box helicase family protein, which yields MVADGILTFRLALPRNKLDQGDFHDKFGIFTDVEGNEISFNGSYNDSFQGTRNYESIKVFCSWESAYTAFVKADIERFERLWNNFDPNVKVFDLPEAARQQIIRLQTYERPYTKPAWLDGKKISELTSPYEYQTRRPALPEQTSLREYQLEAIKAWFEHGSCGILEMATGTGKTITALAAAIRLYERETRLLIIISCPFTHLVTQWEEVVKQFGFNTFLAFGTTSTWVNKLADKVLNFATGYINNLVVLTTHDTFSNPRFGSIFQEKHLPYLVIVDEVHDIGAPKRRQGLISEYKYRLGLSATPRRWLDEEGTDTIFEYFGETVFEFDLAKAIPKYLTPYEYYPYFVELSSEELAEYEKMTQKITKRSRASDESKNDEILKLYFILRQKIVVNARNKFTCLEEILGSLQNYDHTLVYCSPEQIDQVQYILNTNGIVQSRFTGEESLQERKVLLESFDKGRHEILVAMKCLDQGVDVPSTRTAVIMASSGNPKEFIQRRGRVLRKYEGKEKAIIYDIIVVPTLTGKLNLNAFELERKILKKELQRYDEFAGLALNRISALNKAGPVKRKYLIK from the coding sequence ATGGTGGCTGATGGAATCCTAACCTTTCGGTTGGCACTCCCCCGCAATAAATTAGATCAGGGTGATTTTCACGACAAATTCGGTATATTTACCGATGTTGAAGGAAATGAAATTTCTTTCAACGGTTCCTATAATGATAGCTTTCAAGGTACACGCAATTACGAATCAATAAAAGTGTTTTGTTCTTGGGAGTCTGCCTACACAGCTTTTGTGAAGGCGGATATTGAGCGATTTGAAAGACTATGGAATAATTTTGATCCTAATGTCAAAGTATTTGATCTTCCCGAAGCTGCTCGCCAACAAATCATCCGTCTTCAAACCTATGAAAGACCATATACTAAACCAGCCTGGCTCGATGGGAAAAAAATATCAGAATTAACTTCCCCATATGAGTATCAAACAAGAAGACCTGCCCTGCCTGAACAAACAAGCTTAAGAGAATACCAGTTGGAGGCTATTAAGGCTTGGTTTGAACATGGCAGCTGTGGAATACTTGAAATGGCAACAGGGACGGGGAAAACTATAACGGCACTGGCCGCAGCTATTCGTCTCTACGAAAGGGAAACTCGCCTCCTTATTATAATTTCTTGCCCTTTTACCCATCTTGTAACCCAATGGGAAGAAGTAGTAAAACAGTTTGGATTTAATACTTTTCTGGCTTTCGGTACAACCAGTACATGGGTTAATAAATTAGCAGATAAAGTTCTAAATTTTGCTACCGGGTATATTAATAATTTGGTGGTGCTAACCACTCATGACACATTTTCTAATCCTCGCTTTGGGAGTATTTTTCAAGAGAAGCACCTGCCCTATTTGGTGATAGTTGATGAAGTACATGATATTGGGGCACCCAAACGCCGCCAGGGTCTAATCAGTGAATATAAATATAGGTTGGGACTTTCTGCTACGCCTCGTCGGTGGCTGGATGAAGAAGGAACTGATACTATTTTTGAGTATTTTGGTGAAACAGTATTTGAATTCGATCTTGCTAAAGCGATTCCAAAATACTTAACACCTTATGAGTATTATCCTTACTTCGTAGAACTTTCATCGGAGGAACTGGCTGAATATGAGAAAATGACTCAGAAAATCACCAAACGTTCCCGCGCCAGTGATGAGTCGAAAAACGATGAAATCCTGAAGCTCTACTTTATTTTACGCCAGAAAATTGTGGTTAACGCCCGTAATAAATTTACCTGTCTCGAAGAAATTCTTGGATCACTCCAAAATTATGATCACACTTTAGTCTATTGTTCTCCAGAGCAAATCGATCAAGTGCAGTATATACTCAATACCAATGGGATTGTTCAGAGCCGTTTTACCGGAGAGGAGTCCCTCCAAGAACGGAAAGTTTTACTTGAGTCTTTTGATAAAGGTCGCCATGAAATTCTAGTAGCCATGAAATGCCTTGACCAAGGTGTCGATGTTCCTTCAACTCGAACCGCTGTTATTATGGCCAGTTCAGGCAATCCGAAAGAATTTATTCAGCGACGAGGGAGAGTGTTGCGGAAATATGAAGGAAAAGAAAAAGCCATCATTTATGATATTATTGTAGTTCCCACTTTAACTGGTAAGCTAAACCTAAATGCCTTTGAACTGGAACGCAAGATACTGAAAAAAGAGTTGCAGCGCTACGATGAGTTTGCAGGTTTGGCACTCAACCGCATTTCAGCCTTGAACAAAGCTGGACCGGTTAAGCGTAAGTATTTGATTAAGTAG